Proteins encoded within one genomic window of Haematobia irritans isolate KBUSLIRL chromosome 5, ASM5000362v1, whole genome shotgun sequence:
- the LOC142239530 gene encoding uncharacterized protein LOC142239530 has product MNRNIFAHVFYIVIFFLIQSPQTMGVMLHAQKITCIIHDHNFTDFGDCNIKFNNMKDPILNLYVKLLQIPVRNWLLRIEFNSLFQPNNQLRIYQGDWDACAFLQNRQRFKFLKTIHETIFAYTNINHTCPYNHDLKIKNFPAGKLSFPLPVPKGQYKVITKYTVDKIMRHEIWIEFKAT; this is encoded by the exons ATGAATCGTAATATCTTTGCACACGTGTTCtatattgtgatattttttcttatacaaTCTCCCCAG ACTATGGGAGTTATGCTACATGCTCAAAAGATCACCTGTATCATTCATGATCATAATTTCACCGATTTTGGTGATTGTAATATAAAATTCAACAATATGAAAGATcctattttaaatttgtatgttAAACTATTACAAATTCCGGTGCGAAATTGGTTGTTACGTATTGAAtttaacagtttatttcaacccAATAATCAACTGAGAATATACCAAGGTGATTGGGATGCATGTGCATTTCTGCAAAATCGGCAAAGATTTAAATTTCTGAAAACGATTCATGAGACCATATTTGCCtatacaaatattaatcatacATGTCCCTATAAT CatgatttgaaaataaaaaattttccagctGGAAAATTGAGTTTTCCTTTGCCCGTACCAAAAGGACAATACAAGGTGATCACCAAATATACTGTCGATAAGATAATGCGCCACGAAATATGGATTGAATTCAAAGCAACATAG
- the LOC142239526 gene encoding uncharacterized protein LOC142239526, whose amino-acid sequence MGVTLNIQNITCISHDLNFTEFRDCSLTLNNKKVPILNLTAKLLQLPVRDCLVHLEIVSVGQSNNQLRIYQGDWDACAFLQNRQRFKFLEMIHETIFAYTNINHTCPYNHDLKITNFPAGKLRAPLPVPIGIYKLITQYTIDKIIRYEVWFEFKAI is encoded by the exons ATGGGAGTTACGctgaatattcaaaatattaccTGTATTAGTCATGATCTTAATTTTACCGAGTTTCGTGATTGTAGTTTAacattaaacaataaaaaagttCCCATTTTAAATTTGACTGCCAAACTATTACAACTTCCTGTGCGAGATTGTTTGGTCCATCTTGAGATTGTCAGTGTAGGGCAATCTAATAATCAACTGAGAATATACCAAGGTGATTGGGATGCATGTGCATTTCTGCAAAATCGTCAAAGATTTAAATTTCTTGAAATGATTCATGAGACCATATTTGCCtatacaaatattaatcatacCTGTCCCTATAAT CATGATttgaaaataacaaattttccaGCTGGAAAATTGCGTGCTCCTTTACCAGTACCAATAGGGATATACAAGCTGATTACCCAATATACTATAGATAAGATAATACGCTATGAAGTATGGTTTGAATTCAAAGCAATATAG
- the LOC142239528 gene encoding uncharacterized protein LOC142239528, whose protein sequence is MNRNIFAHVFYIVIFFLIQSPQTMGVMLHAQKITCIIHDHNFTDFGDCNIKFNNKKDPILNLYVKLLQIPVRNCLLRIDINSLVQSNNQLRVYQGDWDACAFLKNRQRFKFLETIHETIFAYTNINHTCPYNVLTLRNVLKVLSIVAVVHG, encoded by the exons ATGAATCGTAATATCTTTGCACACGTGTTCtatattgtgatattttttcttatacaaTCTCCCCAG ACTATGGGAGTTATGCTACATGCTCAAAAGATCACCTGTATCATTCATGATCATAATTTCACCGATTTTGGTGATTGTAATATAAAATTCAACAATAAGAAAGATcctattttaaatttgtatgttAAACTATTACAAATTCCGGTGCGAAATTGTTTGTTACGTATTGATATTAACAGTTTAGTGCAATCCAATAACCAACTGCGAGTATACCAAGGTGATTGGGATGCATGTGCATTTCTGAAAAATCGGCAAAGATTTAAATTTCTGGAAACGATTCATGAGACCATATTTGCCtatacaaatattaatcatacATGTCCCTATAAT GTCTTAACCCTACGTAATGTGCTGAAAGTTCTTTCAATTGTTGCGGTAGTACATGGTTGA
- the LOC142239527 gene encoding zinc finger MYM-type protein 1-like, protein MVVSAHKKLIEGNRKIISSLLTAIIFCGSHDLPLRGKNDLANSTVTAYSILADESADISGKEQLSVGIRFFDTKTLKIREEFLGFVELEAMDDEFFFLNEGLDEFKCVGQGYDGCATMVGKFGGVQALLKQTYPKALYFHCASHKLNLVINDLNTIPEVRNTISTIKDIINFFRESCMRRKYAPNIPLLSKTRWSHKYKSIGIFKDRFVQIVKGLESLITEGNSSTQKTAFQLHSAATKSVFLICVVIVAEYSAMLEPVANALQSKSLDLIQCAKHIERIVGTVSSHRKNVDLKIKDILNEANELASEIGIEILKLIH, encoded by the exons ATGGTGGTTTCCGCACACAAAAAGCTAATTGAAGGGAATAGAAAAATCATTTCTTCTCTATTAACGGCCATTATTTTTTGTGGTTCACACGATTTACCACTTCGTGGTAAAAATGACCTAGCCAATTccacag TGACCGCATATAGCATTCTAGCTGACGAAAGCGCAGACATTTCAGGAAAGGAACAATTATCCGTTGGAATACGTTTCTTTGATACAAAAACGCTAAAGATACGTGAAGAATTTTTAGGCTTTGTGGAGCTAGAAGCGATGGacgatgaatttttttttttaaatgaagggTTGGATGAATTCAAATGTGTTGGTCAAGGATATGATGGGTGTGCCACAATGGTCGGAAAATTTGGTGGAGTACAAGCTCTTCTTAAGCAAACTTATCCCAAAGCTTTATATTTTCACTGTGCGAgtcataagttaaatttagtgatAAATGATTTAAACACGATACCAGAAGTTCGTAACACCATATCCACTATAAAAGATATTATAAATTTCTTCAGGGAGTCTTGCATGAGAAGGAAGTACGCACCAAATATTCCTCTTTTATCAAAAACTCGTTGGTCACATAAATACAAAAGTATTGGAATATTCAAAGACAGATTTGTGCAAATCGTCAAGGGGCTTGAAAGTCTTATAACAGAAGGAAATTCTTCGACACAAAAGACGGCATTTCAACTTCATAGTGCCGCTACCAAATCAGTATTCTTAATATGCGTTGTCATAGTAGCTGAATATTCGGCTATGTTAGAACCTGTAGCAAACGCTTTACAGTCAAAGAGCCTAGATTTAATACAATGTGCAAAACATATAGAAAGAATTGTGGGTACAGTGTCTTCTCATCGTAAAAATGTAGACTTGAAAATAAAAGACATTTTGAATGAAGCTAATGAACTTGCCAGTGAAATtggaattgaaatattgaaattgatTCATTGA